From a region of the Sesamum indicum cultivar Zhongzhi No. 13 linkage group LG3, S_indicum_v1.0, whole genome shotgun sequence genome:
- the LOC105157807 gene encoding exportin-T: MDDLEKAILISFDESGAVNSVLKEQAAAFIQQIKETPSVCSICVEKLCFSELVQVHFWCLQCLHEALRIKYSSMTPEEKSFIRKSVFSLACCEPVHASNSNSVRILEGPAFIKNKLAQVVVTLIYFEYPLSWPSVFVDFLPNLSKGAVVIDMFCRVLNVLDDELISLDYPRSGDDVALSGRIKDAMRGQCVPQIVGAWYDIVSMYRDSNPDLCSSVLDCMRRYISWIDIGLIANDAFITLLFQLMLVDGILDQLRAAAAGVVLAVVSKRMDYKSKLALLQSLQIRRVFRLVAGDSNSELVSSVASLLTGYATELLECSKRLNSEDGKGVSLELLNEVLPSVFYVMQNCEVDSAFSILQFLSVYVSTMKSLPGLTETQLLHVGQILDVIRAQIQFDPMYRGNLDSLDKIGREEEDRMVEFRKDVFVLLRNIGRVAPDLTQIFIRNSLASAVSSSEDRNAEEVEASLSLFYALGESLTDDAVRTGSGLLGELVPMLLSTTFPCHSNRLVALVYLDTITRYVKFVSENTQYIPMALRAFLDERGVHHPNVNVSRRASYQFMKVVKLLKAKLVPYIETILQSLQDTVVQFTKTGSASKELPGTEDGTHVFEAIGLLIGMEDVPPEKQSDYLSALLTPLCQQVEVALLNAKSRNPEETLAQIENIQQMITAINALSKGFSERLATASRPGIGLMFKKTLDILLQVLVVFPEIQPLRCKVTSFIHRMVDTLGNSVFPYLPKALGELLGESEPKELVGFLVLLNQLICKFGTGVGEILEVIYPVIASRTFNILPRSDIQSGPGSCPEEIRELLELQRTFLIFLHVMAMHELSSIFLSPRSSGYLDLMMQLLLYACCNHKDIVIRKACVQIFIRLISDWCPDHGKEKVPGFRSFIIEAFATNCCLYSVLDKSFEFRDANTVVLFGEIVLAQKVMYEKFGNDFLLNFVSKGFPNVHCPQNLAEQYCQKLQGNDLKALKSFYQSLIEKLRPQQNGSLVFR; encoded by the exons ATGGATGATCTCGAAAAGGCAATTTTAATAAGTTTCGATGAATCTGGTGCGGTTAATTCGGTGCTAAAAGAACAAGCTGCTGCTTTTATTCAGCAAATTAAAGAGACCCCATCAGTCTGTAGCATATGTGTAGAGAAGTTGTGTTTTTCTGAGCTAGTTCAGGTTCACTTTTGGTGTTTGCAGTGCCTCCATGAGGCGCTTCGCATTAAGTACTCATCAATGACACCGGAGGAGAAGTCTTTTATTAGGAAATCTGTGTTCTCGTTGGCGTGTTGCGAACCTGTCCATGCTAGTAATAGTAATTCAGTGAGGATTTTGGAGGGTCCAGCATTTATTAAGAATAAGCTTGCTCAGGTTGTCGTGACATTGATTTACTTTGAGTATCCATTAAGCTGGCCATctgtttttgttgatttcttGCCAAATTTAAGTAAAGGAGCTGTGGTCATTGATATGTTTTGTCGGGTTCTAAATGTGCTGGATGATGAATTAATTAGCTTGGACTATCCACGCAGTGGAGATGATGTGGCTCTTTCGGGGAGGATTAAGGATGCGATGAGAGGGCAGTGTGTGCCTCAGATCGTGGGGGCTTGGTATGACATTGTTTCGATGTATAGGGATTCAAACCCTGACCTGTGTTCTAGTGTGTTGGATTGTATGAGGAGGTACATTTCGTGGATTGACATTGGGTTGATTGCCAATGATGCATTTATTACATTGTTGTTCCAACTGATGTTGGTGGATGGGATACTGGATCAGCTTCGAGCTGCTGCAGCAGGAGTGGTTCTTGCGGTAGTTTCAAAAAGGATGGATTACAAATCAAAGCTTGCTCTTTTGCAAAGCCTTCAGATAAGAAGGGTTTTTAGGTTGGTTGCAGGGGATAGTAACTCAGAGTTGGTTTCTAGCGTGGCTTCTTTGCTCACTGGGTATGCGACTGAACTTTTGGAATGTTCCAAGCGTTTGAACTCAGAGGATGGTAAAGGAGTTTCATTAGAACTCCTAAATGAGGTTCTGCCATCAGTTTTTTATGTCATGCAGAACTGTGAAGTTGATTCAGCGTTCAGCATTCTGCAGTTTCTCTCAGTTTATGTTAGCACAATGAAGAGCCTTCCTGGGCTGACTGAGACACAGCTGCTTCATGTGGGCCAGATATTGGATGTTATTCGTGCACAGATTCAGTTTGATCCCATGTACCGCGGTAATCTGGATTCGTTGGACAAGATCGGTagggaagaagaagatagGATGGTGGAGTTCCGGAAAGATGTATTTGTATTGCTCCGTAATATAGGTCGTGTTGCACCAGATTTGACTCAGATATTTATCAGAAACTCATTGGCTAGTGCCGTCTCATCCTCAGAAGATAGAAATGCTGAAGAAGTTGAAGCATCTCTTTCCTTATTTTATGCGCTTGGAGAATCATTAACTGATGATGCAGTGAGGACTGGGAGTGGTCTACTGGGAGAATTGGTCCCAATGCTTTTGTCAACAACTTTTCCTTGCCACTCCAACAGACTAGTTGCACTTGTCTATTTGGATACAATAACAAGATATGTGAAATTTGTATCAGAGAATACACAATATATCCCAATGGCATTGCGTGCCTTTCTTGATGAGAGAGGTGTACACCACCCAAATGTCAATGTAAGTCGAAGGGCAAGTTATCAGTTCATGAAGGTTGTGAAATTGCTCAAAGCGAAGCTTGTGCCTTACATCGAGACAATCCTGCAG AGTCTACAGGATACAGTGGTCCAATTTACTAAGACGGGCAGTGCCTCAAAGGAACTTCCAGGAACTGAAGATGGAACTCATGTTTTTGAG GCTATTGGCTTGTTAATTGGGATGGAAGATGTACCCCCTGAGAAGCAATCTGATTATCTTTCAGCACTGCTAACTCCACTGTGTCAGCAG GTTGAGGTGGCCCTCTTAAATGCCAAATCTCGTAATCCTGAAGAGACTCTTGCGCAGATTGAAAATATCCAGCAAATGATTACGGCCATTAATGCTCTTAGCAAG GGCTTCAGTGAGCGTCTTGCAACTGCTAGTCGCCCTGGAATTGGTCTCATGTTCAAAAAG ACTCTGGACATTCTCCTACAAGTACTTGTTGTGTTCCCAGAGATACAACCCCTGCGGTGTAAG GTCACATCTTTCATCCACCGTATGGTGGACACTTTAGGAAACTCCGTATTTCCCTATCTTCCAAAGGCACTTGGCGAGTTGCTTGGAGAAAGTGAG CCGAAGGAACTGGTGGGTTTTCTTGTACTGCTTAACCAGCTTATCTGCAAATTTGGTACTGGGGTCGGTGAAATATTGGAAGTTATATACCCTGTGATTGCTAGTAGGACATTCAATATTCTTCCGAGGAGTGATATTCAGTCGGGACCGGGCAGCTGCCCTGAG GAAATCCGTGAGTTGCTAGAGCTTCAGAGAACATTCCTTATATTTCTACATGTTATGGCTATGCATGAGCTCTCGTCAATTTTCTTGTCCCCCAGAAGTAGTGGATACTTGGATTTGATGATGCAGTTGCTATTGTATGCATGTTGTAACCATAAGGATATCGTTATAAGAAAG GCATGTGTTCAGATCTTCATCAGGCTAATAAGTGATTGGTGTCCTGATCATGGCAAAGAAAAG GTACCTGGTTTCCGGAGTTTCATAATTGAAGCATTCGCAACGAATTGCTGTCTGTACAGTGTGCTAGACAAATCCTTTGAGTTTCGTGATGCAAATACT GTGGTCTTGTTTGGTGAAATAGTATTGGCTCAAAAGGTCATGTACGAGAAATTTGGCAatgattttcttcttaattttgtATCAAAAGGTTTTCCAAATGTCCATTGCCCTCAAAACTTGGCAGAACAGTATTGTCAAAAGCTGCAG GGTAATGACCTTAAAGCATTGAAATCGTTCTACCAGTCCCTCATTGAAAAGTTGagaccacaacaaaatggcaGCTTGGTTTTCAGATAA
- the LOC105157855 gene encoding serine/threonine-protein kinase RIPK: MAIKKMTWRSLFPSCFNPKSHNLDSTSQVSKQNSASRISLSDISDTGSSFCASDLSNSKFASNLHIFTLAELKVITSNFSSSNFLGEGGFGPVHKGFVDDKCRPGLEAQPVAVKLLDHDGDQGHREWLTEVVLLGQLRHPNLVKLIGYCCEDEHRLLVYEYMARGNLENHLFRRYSSPLPWLTRMKIAIGAAKGLAFLHGEEKPVIYRDFKTSNILLDSDCNAKLSDFGLAKDGPEGDDTHVSTRIMGTHGYAAPEYVMTGHLTTMNDVYSFGVVLLELLTGKRAMDKKRPAREQNLVEWAKPYLKDHHKLDRLMDPRLEGQYSSEGTKKVAALAHQCLNHYPKSRPSMKHVIKILEPILKYTDIPAGPFIYIAPTEEKMDRTLSGCKETDEAKLKENGNEDKREAKKENGYNRRRKGYRHKHRIRSHAVYSDTALYKTLRNETKSPGNK; this comes from the exons ATGGCAATCAAGAAGATGACATGGAGATCACTTTTCCCTTCTTGTTTTAACCCCAAGAGTCATAATTTGGACTCAACTAGCCAAGTCTCTAAACAGAATTCTGCCTCCAGGATATCACTTTCTGATATAAGTGACACCGGCTCGTCCTTTTGTGCCAGTGATCTCTCCAATTCCAAGTTTGCATCAAATCTCCACATTTTCACTCTTGCAGAACTCAAGGTGATCACCAGTAACTTCTCGTCGAGCAATTTTCTTGGAGAAGGCGGGTTCGGGCCGGTGCACAAGGGGTTCGTGGACGATAAGTGTAGGCCAGGATTGGAGGCTCAGCCTGTTGCTGTCAAGTTGCTTGATCATGATGGTGATCAGGGCCACAGGGAGTGGCTG ACAGAAGTAGTCCTTCTTGGGCAATTGAGACACCCCAATCTTGTGAAGCTGATTGGTTATTGTTGCGAGGACGAGCACCGGCTTCTTGTTTACGAATACATGGCCAGAGGCAACTTAGAGAATCACTTATTCAGAA GGTATAGCAGTCCATTGCCCTGGTTGACAAGGATGAAGATTGCTATTGGCGCAGCCAAGGGCCTCGCTTTTCTTCATGGAGAAGAGAAACCGGTGATATATCGCGATTTTAAGACGTCAAACATCCTTCTTGACTCG GATTGTAATGCTAAGCTTTCTGATTTCGGGCTGGCAAAGGATGGACCGGAAGGAGACGACACGCATGTATCAACACGGATAATGGGCACACATGGCTATGCTGCTCCTGAGTATGTCATGACAG GTCATTTGACAACAATGAACGACGTATACAGCTTTGGAGTGGTTCTACTAGAGTTACTGACAGGCAAACGTGCCATGGATAAAAAACGGCCCGCCAGAGAGCAAAACCTGGTGGAGTGGGCAAAGCCTTATTTGAAGGATCACCACAAGCTCGACAGGTTAATGGATCCGAGGCTTGAAGGCCAATACTCAAGCGAAGGCACCAAGAAAGTGGCTGCACTAGCTCATCAGTGCCTGAATCACTACCCCAAATCCAGGCCAAGTATGAAACATGTAATCAAAATCTTGGAGCCTATACTGAAGTATACTGATATCCCAGCCGGACCCTTCATTTATATCGCTCCAACGGAAGAGAAAATGGATAGAACGTTGAGCGGATGTAAAGAAACTGATGAGGCAAAGTTGAAGGAAAATGGAAATGAAGATAAAAGAGAAGCAAAGAAAGAGAATGGGTATAACCGGAGAAGGAAGGGGTATCGGCACAAGCATCGGATCAGGTCTCATGCTGTCTATTCGGACACTGCACTTTATAAAACCTTAAGGAATGAAACAAAGTCTCCAGGAAATAAATGA